The genome window AGTTGGCGGCGGGCACCTGCGGCACCAGCCAGACCACCGCGCGGGCGTCATTCAGGCCGCCGAGCAGCAGGCGCGGCACGAAGTTGCCGGATTGCAGGCCCAGAGCCGTGTTGTAGCGGGTCAGGGTGCTGGCGGTCAGGGTGTACAGGTTGCCGTCGGGGGCCAGCGTCAGGTCGCGCAGATCGGCCACGCTGGCCACGCTGAAGGCCGCCCGGCCCGGCGTGCCGTCCCAGACCAGCAGCGGCTGGGCGCCCTGACTGCTCAGAACGTTGCTGCGCCACGCGGCCAGCAGGTTCTGGCTCCCGGCGCTGCCGCTCCACAGCCGGTCAAAGCGCCGCGCCCCGAAGGCAGCCAGCGCCGCGCCGTCTGGGACGCCGGTATCGCTTACCCTCTGCACCCCGGCGTCGGTGGCGGCCAGGATGTCCTGGTTGTAGGCCACCAGATCGCGGATGGCCGGGGTGGGCAGCGGGTCGCTGACGGCGGCCACCGCGTCGCCCACGTTCTGCGGCGCGGCACGCAGCACCTCGCTGCCGCCGCCCACACGCGGGCGGGCCACCAGGGCCACGTCGCCGCGCACCGCCAGCCGCACCGGCGGCACGTCCGGCCCCGGACTGGGCGGCAGGTAGGTGCGCAGCAGCGCGGTCCAGACCACGCTGCCGTCGGCGCGGTACAGCGCCAGTTGCTGCGGCCCGTTGGGGCACTGGCTCAGGGTCAGCAGACGGTCACGCCCGGCGCTGCTGGCCGTCTGGGTCAGGCAGGGCGGGGTGAAGGGCAGGCCCGCAAACGGCTGGATGTCAGCCAGATCACCGTCGCGGCTCTCGATCCTGGCCTCGGTGGTCAGGGCCAGCCGTTGGCCGCTGGGCAGCAAGTTGAGGGTCACGCCCCCGGTGATGGCCACGGTCCTGTCGGCGCTGACCGGCGCAGCGTTGCTGTCGGCATTGGGGGTCACGGTTCGCAGCGTCGTGCCGCCGTCAGTCAGCAGCGCCACGCGCAGGGCCACCTGCGGCTCCTCGGTGCCGGTGCAGGCCACCAGCAGGGCAGGGGTCAGGAACAGGGCGGACAGGCGGGCCAGGGGGGTGGGCAGGGGGGTCATGGGCCTCCTCGGAGGGGATGGGCGGAAACGTACGGAAGCCGGTCTATGCTGGTGCCCGCCCGCAGGCACAGGCGCGGAAGGCTGCTCAGGGCGTGCTGGGGTTCAGCAGCGGCACCCGGGTCCCATCGGGGGTCAGGTCGAACAGCGGGTACTGACTCTGCCCCGGCAGGCCCACCGACAGGCGGTAACGGCGCTGCACCAGATCGGCCTCAGCCTGAACAGCCCAGCAGCAGCGGTCGATGGTCAGGCCGATCACCGGGGACAGCGGGGCGGGGTTCTGGCGCACGCCGTCCACCCAGGTAAAGGTCTGGCGCAGGCTGCCGGTCAGGTACGCGCCGGGCGACTGCCCCTTGCGGCCGATGCCCAGGCTGACGCGCAGCGGATCGATGCTCAGGACATCGGTGGCTGTGTCCTCCGGGTACAGGCCGCTGCGGCTGCGGTAGTACTGCACCCGGCCCGACAGCGCCGCGCGGCTGCCGAACTGGATGTTGGCGTCCAGATCCGCCCGCGTCAGCTCGGTGCGGAACTGGTCCAGGCCGGGGGTGTTGACGGTGGCCGACAGCGCCAGCCGCTGCCCGGGCCGGGTCACGCTCACACTGCCCGACACAGTGGGGCGGGTAAAGCCGCCGCGCACCAGATCGTAGGGGCCGCCGTAGGTAAACTGCCAGTCGTTGGCGCTGCCGCCCACCGTGCCGACGCTGAAGGTCAGGTTGCCGCTGTTCGGGGAGCTGCCGGGGGCCGGGTTGGGGTCCACCGGACGGTTCAGCAGCAGGTCATGGGCGGTGGACAGCCGGTAACGCGCCCGCCACGTCAGGCTGGCGTTGCCCGCAATGCGCCCGGTGGGCGGGTACAGCGTCTCGCTGGCCGAGAAGGTGATGGGATTCAGCACCGCGTCACGCCCCACCGAGGCGTTGATGGTGGCCCCCACCTCGTCAATCTGGGGTTTGGCGATGTTGTGGGTCACGTAGGCGCTGATCGAGTCCGCGCGGGTGGCCCCGGTCACGGTCGCCCGCAGCGTGAAGGGCGCGTGTCCGTTAATGCGCGTGTAGCTGCCGGAAGCCGTCAGGGTCAGGTCCGGCGCGGGCCACGCGCTGCTGCGGCGCAGGTACGCGGGCCGGGCCGGAACGGCGGGGCCGAAAGCGGTGGCCTCGCGGGCCGGCTGGGCGTCCACCGGGGTCAGCGTACCCGCGTTGGCATCGCCCACCGTGGCGCTGTACGAGAAGCTCTCCAGGTCCTTGGTAAACGGCTGGTAGCCCAGCTGGGCGCTCAGGTTCAGTGGCAGGCGGTTGACGGCGACAGTGAAGACGGCGGGGGCCTGCAGGTCCGGGGCCAGGAACAGGTCACGCCGCAGCGACACGCCGAAACTCACGTCCCGGACCGGCACAGTGCTGAGGTTCAGCGTCAGCGGGGCGCTGAGCAGGCGCCCGTTGACCGCGTCAAAGGCAAAGGGGCTGGTGCCCTCGCGCCGCAGGTAGCTGGCCCCGAAGGTCACGGTGTTGGTGGTGTTGAAACGCTGGGTCAGCTGGGCACCCAGGTTCAGGTCCACTGTTCTGGCCCCGGTGCCGTAATAGCGCCCGGTAAAGGTGTTGCCCAGGGTCAGATCGGCGTCCTTCCACGGCTGGGCGGTATAGGCCAGGGCATGCTGCTCCTCGAGGCGGGTGGTGGTGATGTTTTTGCCCTGCGCGGTGGCACTGGGCGACAGCGGGTTGCTCTGGGCCGTGTAGCGCCCCGCCGTCAGGCGCGTGTCGGCGCTGAAGGTGCCGTTGGTGTAGGGCTTGGGGTCCAGCACCACCTCGGTCTTGCGGTATGGCGAGGCCACCCCCTCGGTCGGCTCCGGGCCGAAGCGGCCCAGGTACGCGAACTCCGCCGAGAACAGCGGGTACTCCACCCTGGCCCCGAAATCCACCCGCGTCACGCCGCGCTCGGTGCTGTTCTGTGGCCGCCCGATATCCTTTCGGGTGACGTTCAGGCGGTAGTCCAGGTCACGCACGGCCAGCGACAGCGGCACCCGGCCGGTCACCCCGAAGTCAATGTCCACGTCGTAGCCGGGGTTGGCGCTGCCGTCGGGGTTCAGGGGTCTGGGGTCCGCCAGCGTGTACAGGTTGAGGCGGTCCACGAAGGGCAGGGGCGCGTACGAGCGCAGAGACACGCCCGCGCCCACGCTGGGGCTGCGGTTCTGGTAATAACGCAGCAGCGTGGTACCTAGCGTGCTGCTGCCCACCGAGAACGGCAGGTCAGCTTCCACGGTGTAGCCGTCAGCCGAATCCTGCCCGATCAGCAGCCGGGGCTGGCGTTCGGGGTCATTCAGGGGAATCACGATCACCGGCAGGAACAGCACCGGCACGTCGGCCAGCAGCAGTTGCGCGCGGTAGGCCACCAGCCGGTCACCGGGGTACACGATCAGGCGCTCGGCACGGAAGGCGTAGTCGTTGGGCGTGCGGCCGCACCGGGCGCAGGTGGTGAAGTAGCCGCCGGTGGCGCGCAGCTGCCCCGGAATGCGCTCCACCTCCTGCCCCCGGATCTCCAGATCGGCGTCGCTGATCAGCACGTCCTGGCCGGTGACCTGCTCGTCGCCCAGATCGACCACCAGGTTCTCGCCGCTGAGGTCCTGGCCGTCTTTCGCGCTGCGGTAACTGGCCGCGCCCACCAGGGTCAGGGTGCGGCGCGTGCGGTTGTACTCCACCCGTCTGGCGCGCACCACATCGTCGTCCACGCGCAGTTCCACGTTCGCGCCGCTGATGATGACCAGCTCCTGCCCGTCCACCTGCCGCAGTTCCAGCGTATCGGCCGAGATGATCTTGACCGTGCGCGCTTCCGCGCCGCCCAGCACGGCGGCCCCCAGCAGGCCCACGGTGAGGACCGCCGTGCGCGCCAGCGTGCGGAGGCGCACCGCCCCGTGTTGCGGGGCGGTGCGCGGCCTGCCCAGCCCCATCCGGCTGCCGAAGCTCACTGGACCGGCCCGCCAGGATGCACGGCGAGTGCCGGGATGCCTGCGGCTGGGGCGTCCGCCACCGACGGCAGCCGGAAGCGGCCTGCCAGCACCGCGCCGCTGCGGGTGGCACCGGCCAGCACGCTCAGGCTGGTGCCGGGGTAGTAGAAGCCCAGGATTCTCAGGTGGTCCTGTCCGCTTCGCGCCAGCCCCAGCGCCCCGTACTGAGACAGGCCCACGCCGTGGCCCGCGCCGCTGCCGGTGATGACCAGCGGGTTCAGGCCGCTCAGGGCAACGCGCGTGCCGGGTGCCCCCAGCGCCCGCACGAAACCGCCCGCGTTCGCGCCGGTGATGCGCGCCGTGCCGTCCACCCCGCTCAGGGTGATCTCGGCGGGCCGCCCGGACGGGCTGAGGCGCGTGACGGTCACGGCCCGCAGGCTGCCCACGCGGGCGCCGTAGCGGGCCGCCACCGTCTGCGCCTGGGCCGCCGTGACCTCCACGCGCCACCCGGCACGCGGACTGCCCGCCGAGTACGGATCGGCCTGCGCCCGCAGGTACGGCAGGTCCCGGCCCCAGACCTCGGCGCTGGACGCAGTGAATCCTCCCGAATCGCTGCTGAAATAGGTGCTGGCCGGCTGGCCCGCGTAGCCGAGCACCTGCGCGCGGGTGGCCTCGACAGCGGCGCTAGTCTCGGCCTTCTCGGCTTTCAGGCCGGGGTAGACCTGACAGCTCTCGGTGGCGCAGGTGTCAAACGGGGCCGCCGGATTGATGCGGGCCGCCACGTAGGTCCGCGCGATCACCGCCTGGGCGGCCAGCGCGGCGGCAGGCCACGAGGCGGGCATCTCGGCCGGCACCACGCCGCGCAGGTAGTCCTCGATGTCCAGCACGTTCACGCCCTGCACGCCGCCGTCCTGGACGCGCAGCAGTACGCCGCCCCGGTAGGCCTTGCCCGCGATCTCCACCACACTGCCGGGACTGGGCGGCAGGTACAGCGTGCTGTTGCCCGCCGACTGCCCGTTCAGCGTGAGTTGCCCGCCCGACACGCCCACCGTCCAGGCCGTCTGCGGCTGCGGGCGCGGCGCGGGCAGTCCCGGCGGTGCAAAGGCGTCCGGCGTGGGGGTAACAGCCGGGACCGGCGTGGCCGACACGCGCACCGTCAGTTGCGGGGCGCTGGCCACCAGCACCCGCACGTCCAGGGCAGATGCAGGGGGGGCGCAGGACAGGGCCGCGCCGACAGCCAGCCACAGGGACCGTCCATGCCGCGCCCGCGTCTCTGTCGGCCGCAGGGCCGCAGAGGTGTTCAGCAGGAAGAGGGATGTGTTGGACATGGTTGACCCCGAGTATAAACACCCCGCATGTGCGCGCCTCTCACAGCGGCGTGAGAAGCCCGGGTCACAGCCCAGCCTGAAGGCAGGCCGCACGCGGCATCATGGCGGGCATGGACTCTGCCGCCACCCCCGCAACTCCCGCCGCGCCGTCCTCCGGTCCCGGCACGGTCTGGGCGCACGTGGGCCAGCCCTTCACCCCGCGGGATTACGACGTGGTGGTGCTGGGCGCGGGCCGCATGGGGGCCGCCGTGGCCCTGTACCTGCGGCAGCTTGCCCCCCACCTGAGCCTGCTGCTGCTGGAGGAAGGTGGGCTACCCAACGAGGACGGCGCCACGCTGCTGGCCCCCGGCGTCTGGACGGCGTGGGGGCTGCCGGAAGACCGCATGGCCCAGGCGCGGTGGACCCGCAGCCAGCTGGAAACGGCCTTCGGGGACATCCGCTTCCAGACCCGCCCGCTGATCGAGCTGTTCATGGAAGGCGGGACGGGCCGGACTCCCGCTGCCGACGCCCTGGCCCCGTACCCGGATGCGCAGGCGCTGGTCGACACCGTCGCCCTGCCCTTCGCGCGGGTGGACGCCGGGGCCGCCACCTACCGTCCCGGCGCCCTGGCCCTGGCCGCCGCGCAGCAGGCCGTGCGGGCGGGGGCGGACCTGATGCTCAACGCCCGCGCCCGCGCCGCCCTACCTGCAGACGGCTCACTACATCGCGCGGAACCTGACGGCACGGGCGCCCGCGTGGTGATCGAGCGCCTGAGCGTGACCAATACGCACCAGATCATTGTCCACGACACGCACCGCCTGCGGGCCGGGGTGGTTGTGCTGGCGCTGGGGGCGGACGGCCCCCACGCGGCCGAACACGATCTGGGCCAGCACACCACCCACGCCCGTGCGTACCGC of Deinococcus aerolatus contains these proteins:
- a CDS encoding SpoIID/LytB domain-containing protein; its protein translation is MSNTSLFLLNTSAALRPTETRARHGRSLWLAVGAALSCAPPASALDVRVLVASAPQLTVRVSATPVPAVTPTPDAFAPPGLPAPRPQPQTAWTVGVSGGQLTLNGQSAGNSTLYLPPSPGSVVEIAGKAYRGGVLLRVQDGGVQGVNVLDIEDYLRGVVPAEMPASWPAAALAAQAVIARTYVAARINPAAPFDTCATESCQVYPGLKAEKAETSAAVEATRAQVLGYAGQPASTYFSSDSGGFTASSAEVWGRDLPYLRAQADPYSAGSPRAGWRVEVTAAQAQTVAARYGARVGSLRAVTVTRLSPSGRPAEITLSGVDGTARITGANAGGFVRALGAPGTRVALSGLNPLVITGSGAGHGVGLSQYGALGLARSGQDHLRILGFYYPGTSLSVLAGATRSGAVLAGRFRLPSVADAPAAGIPALAVHPGGPVQ
- a CDS encoding LPS-assembly protein LptD, which encodes MSFGSRMGLGRPRTAPQHGAVRLRTLARTAVLTVGLLGAAVLGGAEARTVKIISADTLELRQVDGQELVIISGANVELRVDDDVVRARRVEYNRTRRTLTLVGAASYRSAKDGQDLSGENLVVDLGDEQVTGQDVLISDADLEIRGQEVERIPGQLRATGGYFTTCARCGRTPNDYAFRAERLIVYPGDRLVAYRAQLLLADVPVLFLPVIVIPLNDPERQPRLLIGQDSADGYTVEADLPFSVGSSTLGTTLLRYYQNRSPSVGAGVSLRSYAPLPFVDRLNLYTLADPRPLNPDGSANPGYDVDIDFGVTGRVPLSLAVRDLDYRLNVTRKDIGRPQNSTERGVTRVDFGARVEYPLFSAEFAYLGRFGPEPTEGVASPYRKTEVVLDPKPYTNGTFSADTRLTAGRYTAQSNPLSPSATAQGKNITTTRLEEQHALAYTAQPWKDADLTLGNTFTGRYYGTGARTVDLNLGAQLTQRFNTTNTVTFGASYLRREGTSPFAFDAVNGRLLSAPLTLNLSTVPVRDVSFGVSLRRDLFLAPDLQAPAVFTVAVNRLPLNLSAQLGYQPFTKDLESFSYSATVGDANAGTLTPVDAQPAREATAFGPAVPARPAYLRRSSAWPAPDLTLTASGSYTRINGHAPFTLRATVTGATRADSISAYVTHNIAKPQIDEVGATINASVGRDAVLNPITFSASETLYPPTGRIAGNASLTWRARYRLSTAHDLLLNRPVDPNPAPGSSPNSGNLTFSVGTVGGSANDWQFTYGGPYDLVRGGFTRPTVSGSVSVTRPGQRLALSATVNTPGLDQFRTELTRADLDANIQFGSRAALSGRVQYYRSRSGLYPEDTATDVLSIDPLRVSLGIGRKGQSPGAYLTGSLRQTFTWVDGVRQNPAPLSPVIGLTIDRCCWAVQAEADLVQRRYRLSVGLPGQSQYPLFDLTPDGTRVPLLNPSTP
- a CDS encoding FAD-dependent oxidoreductase; amino-acid sequence: MDSAATPATPAAPSSGPGTVWAHVGQPFTPRDYDVVVLGAGRMGAAVALYLRQLAPHLSLLLLEEGGLPNEDGATLLAPGVWTAWGLPEDRMAQARWTRSQLETAFGDIRFQTRPLIELFMEGGTGRTPAADALAPYPDAQALVDTVALPFARVDAGAATYRPGALALAAAQQAVRAGADLMLNARARAALPADGSLHRAEPDGTGARVVIERLSVTNTHQIIVHDTHRLRAGVVVLALGADGPHAAEHDLGQHTTHARAYRQAPRLNVSSGDDTPVLRAAGLTLRPQNGGFTLVPAVHHRDPHGYVPTGGRLTGVPTGLRRETLEELVALMDALPPLGTEALGLGRSISDVPGAWLALPGGRADGLPLHQTLATGIHLLLGGPHADTLGLAVAHDLAAALAGLRGRPWDSPPPAPR